Proteins found in one Zea mays cultivar B73 chromosome 1, Zm-B73-REFERENCE-NAM-5.0, whole genome shotgun sequence genomic segment:
- the LOC100282977 gene encoding Indole-3-pyruvate monooxygenase YUCCA4 encodes MVQDPLTTETGGKMEHDLLMYSPRSAARATATGIPIGDQGVAVLRGPLIVGAGPAGLACAAMLTMGLVPYVILERDMCIASTWHRRTYDRLCLHLPKRYCQLPLMPFPHSYPTYPVRQQFLAYLDEYKRKHGIRPFFNMEVVSAEYDGEYWCVRTKDTSDNVGGSMLSSCTMEYRSKWLIVATGENAEPVVPEIKGMRSFKGEVFHSSDYRNGEEFQGKNVLVIGCGNSGMEVSLDLANYNVHTSMVVRDSGHVLPREILGISTFTLSLWLQTFFNIKVVDQILLVLAWFILGDTRRIGIPRPNLGPMELKQLSGKTPVLDVGTIAKIKSGDIKVFPGIKSFQEDGVEFIDGRIESFDVVIFATGYKSNVPYWLKENEFFSRKDGFPCRPNEWKGKNGLYAAGFSRRGLLGVSMDATKIANDIIQSYNNIIFHPMDIQRSQDD; translated from the exons ATGGTGCAGGATCCACTGACCACGGAGACTGGGGGCAAGATGGAGCACGACCTGCTCATGTACAGCCCGCGCAGCGCCGCGAGGGCCACCGCAACCGGCATCCCCATCGGCGACCAAGGTGTGGCCGTGCTACGGGGGCCCCTCATCGTTGGCGCTGGACCAGCAGGGCTAGCATGCGCGGCGATGCTCACCATGGGATTGGTGCCCTACGTGATCCTGGAACGTGACATGTGCATCGCATCAACGTGGCACCGCCGCACGTACGATAGGCTGTGTTTGCACCTACCCAAGCGCTACTGCCAGCTGCCGCTCATGCCCTTCCCGCATAGCTACCCCACATACCCGGTTAGGCAGCAGTTTCTGGCCTACCTCGATGAGTACAAGCGAAAGCACGGCATCCGCCCCTTCTTCAACATGGAGGTTGTCAGCGCCGAGTACGACGGTGAGTATTGGTGCGTGCGCACCAAGGATACCAGCGACAATGTTGGAGGGTCTATGCTTTCCTCTTGCACTATGGAGTACCGCTCCAAATGGCTAATTGTGGCCACTGGTGAAAACGCTGAGCCGGTGGTACCTGAGATTAAGGGCATGCGAAGCTTCAAGGGTGAAGTCTTTCACTCAAGCGACTATCGCAACGGCGAGGAATTTCAAGGCAAAAATGTGCTCGTCATTGGTTGTGGCAACTCTGGCATGGAGGTGTCGCTGGATCTTGCCAACTACAATGTGCATACCTCTATGGTTGTGCGTGATTCG GGACACGTCCTTCCAAGAGAGATACTGGGAATCTCTACATTTACATTGTCCTTGTGGCTTCAGACATTTTTTAATATTAAAGTAGTGGATCAAATCCTTCTTGTACTAGCCTGGTTCATTCTAGGTGACACCAGGCGTATCGGTATTCCTCGACCTAATTTAGGTCCAATGGAACTAAAACAATTGTCTGGTAAGACACCGGTACTTGACGTTGGCACGATTGCAAAGATCAAATCCGGAGACATAAAA GTGTTTCCGGGAATTAAAAGTTTTCAAGAGGATGGTGTAGAGTTTATTGATGGTAGAATCGAATCATTCGATGTTGTTATTTTTGCAACTGGTTATAAAAGTAATGTTCCATATTGGTTGAAG GAAAATGAATTTTTTTCACGGAAAGATGGATTTCCATGTAGACCAAATGAGTGGAAAGGAAAGAATGGTCTATATGCTGCTGGATTCTCGAGACGTGGTCTACTTGGTGTTTCTATGGATGCAACTAAAATTGCAAATGATATTATACAATCTTATAATAACATAATATT TCACCCGATGGACATCCAACGATCACAAGACGATTAG